The Brassica napus cultivar Da-Ae chromosome C1, Da-Ae, whole genome shotgun sequence DNA segment ataaatttagtATGTACTGATTGCTCTTTTcctatatgtatataattatattgctGTGCCCTGTGGACAACGTGATCTCTTGGACCCTGTCATATAAACTTTTTGATTCAtggttttagtttatttttatgaacATGTTATTGGAGTTATTACCGTTTGAATGCTGGTTCTTTAGTTCTACATGATGACTCTTTGCATTGTCCCCTCTTGAACTTCTAATTTAttgaatttcagaaattttctgAATATTTGCGTATCTGCTCTAAATCGTGGCAGTTAGTAGCGGAAGAACTACATGAAGCTGGTGGAGCTTGCGAAGCGGCAGCTGTTGAGCATTCTGATAAAGCTGGGCGACCGGCAAGGAAAGGTAACCATCCATCTAGTAGGCATATTCATCATTATAAGTGCTAGGTAGAGTTGACTTAGTAATACTTTCCTGTCTAGTCAGATTTTTCACTTTCTCATCATTCACTTGTCagacttttatttattatctgtgttgttttttacttttctttatttctatttGTGGTTGCATCATTTGCAGGAGATCGAGTCAAATATGTTGGACCTTCTAAGAAGGGTGATGCAAAGCACAGGTAGTTTACGGATTTACTTCTCCGCAATTTATCCTCTAGCCATGCTACTTAGATTTAAATTGTTCCAACACATATTTTAGTAATGAGTTCATTGAAAGGTTTTAGAATCTTTTACATGGGTCACTCGTAGAATGTCAGTCTATTATGCCAGCAACAAGATATGTTTAACTTTTGTGCTATGTTGAGTTTTTCAGTTTTAAGAAAAGGCATGTTGACCTTGTGCgctgtttgtttttatttgagcATACCATTGATTGTAATTGTAGAATGAGTCTGTACTGTGTTAATGTCTGTTTGCTACTAAGGGAAGGCCAGTTGGTTATTCGCTTTGCAATTGCTGCAGTTTGATGCTTTGCTTTTCatcatttccattttttattagACAGCTTAAATAGGGCTGAGCAGTGGTTGTCTGTACCGCTCCATCCTTGTTTAATAGTTAACGTATAGAGCAAAAATCTTGAAAGCTAGTACATAACTAACTGCAGTAAATGAGTCGTTCGAATTTTATTACTTGGTTGGCTTCATATGCACTATAGGCTCCGTGTGGCCGTAAAGAATGTTGGTAGTGCTGCTAGCTCTGCCTAATTATGTCAGTAGTACTTCTCTTATCGTCTGCGAGACCTTAATTGTGATTGGTTGGATATACCCTTGGTAATGCTTCTAGCACGTTTAATTTGAGTAGTTTTGGTTTAGGGTTGGATGTGTACCATTGCTGCCACAGTCGTTTCCTATATAATTTATTGCTTTATTTGTGTGCTTAACTTGGTGAGTGGATCTGTGTGTTGCTATGCCCTATATTTGTCTTCAACCGTTTATATACTTACAGGCCATTAACTACCGGACAGCGTGGAGAGATCTTTGAGGTGAATGGGAACCGCGTTGCGGTGGTATTTGACAATGAAGGTGATAAATCATCAGAGGGAAGCgagaagaaaccaaaaaagCAGTCCCAGAAGCCAAATATACACTGGATAGATGGTATATCTACTTGTTATAGCCATATATATTTGGAAAATTATCCTCTATGCAGACAATATACATCATACGTAAATGTAGCTAACCTCCTTATTATCTGCGCAGTTAAAGACCTGAAGCatgatttggatatgcaggCAGAAGATGGCTACATTGCCCTGAAGGCTTTAAATGAGGTATGTTTGAAAGCTACGTGATGTTTTCTTGTTGCTTGTACATGTTTCTTATCCGATAGATCAGATCTGAATATGTATCCAGCAGAAGCAAGTGTTctttaagtttagattttcttGAAACTTAACATATATGGATGGTTCGGCCTGTGCACTCATGTATCCGTTTTTGTTTCCTGTGTTTGTAGGTTTTGCAATCAACACAACCACTTATTGTCTATTTTCCAGACTCGTCCCGGTGGTTGTCTAGAGCTGTACCTAAGGCAAAACGAAATGAGTTTGTAGACAAAGTTGAGGAAATGTTCGATAAAGTGTCAGGTCCTGTTGTAATGATCTGTGGTCGGAACAAGATTGAGACAGCCTCCAAAGGGAGAGAGAAATTCGTAAGCCTTTCTCTGCGTTGGCTTTACTTTTGTTATTGATCAgtaaattaattgtattttgtTTGTGAACGAACAGACGATGATACTCCCAAACTTTGGCCGCATTGCCAAACTGGTATGTTGGCTAAAACATAAAAGTAACTTTTGATTATAGAATCTTAGTTTGGTCTCATATCAAGTTATTGATTCATTTTTGTCTTGCAGCCCCTTCCTTTGAAGCATCTTACTGAAGGACTCAGCGGAAGGAAAAGTTCAGATGATAATGAGATATACAAATTATTCACTAATGTTATGAACCTACTTCCTCCTAAGGTATGCCTTATGTCTTTTATTAACTTTCTTATATAAGTTTAGATAACCGACGAAAATTGTATTGATgtgtttttcttgtttctttgtgCAGGAGGAAGATGTCCTTGCAGTATTCAACAAACAACTTGTAGAAGATAGAAGAATTGTTGTATCACGGAGCAATTTAAATGAGATACTTAAGGTACGCATATCTAGATTGATTCTCTTATATAGCAGTGGAGTCAATTTGTGATTATTTTCGTAATCATCGACTTTGAGAACCTTTTTTTCCCAGGCCCTAGAGGAAAACGAGTTATTATGCACAGACTTGTACCAAGTGAACACCGATGACGTCATACTGACAAAACAAAGTAACTccctacaaaacaaacacatgttTTGTTATGTATATGTTTGCTTGTTATGTCTTTAGCAATGTTGTAAAGACCCTTGCTCTATGTTTTGTATGACATTTGTTACTATAATGGCAAGAATCAGGTTTTTAGGAGACATATATGATAAGGCTTTAACTTGCACGTATATGTTTAGATCTATCACATTCCCTTGCTCTGATTGTCCTTCTTTTCTGAAATAGTTTATagctcatatatatattaagtggAAATAGGATGCAGTTCCTTGTTATTGACGTTGATAGAGCTCAGAAACTTGTTTATATTTGATTATACAGGGGCAGAGAAAGTTGTTGGCTGGGCCAGAAACCACTATTTATCTTCTTGTTCGAAACCGTTGATTAAAGAAGACCGCCTGATTCTGCCTCGTGAAAGGTAATGGCATATAGTTGTGGCTTTACCTTACAAGTCTATCATATATCTTTAAATTTGGTTTTTGTCTTCCTCTTTTGTAGCATTGAGATATCAGTTAAAAGGTTGAAAGCACAAGAAGATATATCTCGAAAGCCTTCACATAGCTTGAAGgttttagtttcttcctcgtgTTGCGTTTTGAAAGTTGATTACTCCTATATAATTAACAGAGATCTTTTTCTTGCAGAACATAGCAAAGGACGAGTTTGAAAGCAACTTTGTCTCAGCTGTAGTTGCTCCTGAAGAAATCGGTGTCAAGTTTGACGACGTTGGTGCCCTCGAGCATGTGAAGAAGACACTGAACGAGTTGGTTATTCTTCCCATGAGACGGCCAGAGCTCTTCACCCGTGGCAATCTCTTGCGGGTATTCTATTTTCTCCCATTGTTTTCTTTTCCTCGAGAGATGGATCTTTCTGATtgtctgagtttttttttcttctccagCCGTGTAAAGGCATATTGCTTTTTGGTCCTCCTGGTACTGGTAAAACGCTACTTGCCAAGGCCCTTGCTACAGAAGCTGGAGCTAACTTCATTAGCATAACTGGCTCATCGCTTACATCAAAGGTACATTGATGTAACCTTAAAACTATGTTGTATGTATGTCACTTTTACACTATTAATCTCTTCCCAGCTTTACATGTGATTGGTTCTGACTGTGTCCATTGTTTGGTACAGTGGTTTGGAGATGCAGAGAAGCTCACGAAAGCTCTCTTCTCCTTTGCAAGCAAACTTTCGCCTGTGATTATTTTTGTCGATGAGGTTTAGAGATTGTTCATCTTTATTGATATCACTTTTCTGTTTCAGTCATTGCTTTCTAAGGGGAATGAAGTGGTTTTTGTTGCGTCTTATGAGTAGGTTGACAGTTTGTTAGGCGCTCGTGGTGGTTCTCACGAGCATGAAGCAACTCGGAGGATGAGAAACGAGTTCATGGCAGCTTGGGATGGGCTGAGGTCAAAAGATAGCCAAAGGATACTCATACTCGGTGCCACCAACCGACCTTTTGATCTTGATGACGCTGTCATTCGCCGTCTACCAAGAAGGTAAAAATACCATAATCCAAGTTTTTCCAGTTCCCTCCTTACAGTACATTGGTCTCACTGAAACTTTTGCTGTTCTGCTTTCTGTTTATAGGATATATGTGGATTTACCTGATGCTGATAACCGGTTAAAGATTTTGAAGATATTTCTGACTCCAGAAAATCTTGAAACCGGTTTTGAGTTTGAGAAACTTGCTAAAGAGACTGAAGGATACTCAGGAAGCGATCTAAAGGTTTGTGTCATTCAGGGGGTTTTACTTCACAAGTTTAAGTATTGGTAGGATCTATAGCACTTTAATTGATATTGTTTTGTGGTTTAAAAAATTGCAGAATCTATGCATCGCTGCTGCATACAGACCTGTTCAAGAATTGTTACAGGAAGAAAACAAGGTAGGAAAGACAGACATATGTTCCTTTGAACGCAGAAAACAACTTTGTAATCACTCCATGCTGTTTGCAATGTCGCTTTCCTCAGGGTTCGGTAGCAAATGGAGCAGCTCCTGATCTACGGCCTCTTAGTTTGGACGACTTCATTCAATCTAAAGCCAAGGTAGTTGATTGGACCATCAATGTCTAAAGAAAACATCATCTATGTTTATGCTTCttttgttgttgctgttgtttGTCAAATGTTGATAATGCATCAAATTTTAATGCACTTGCAGGTAAGTCCGTCTGTGTCCTATGATGCAACGACGATGAACGAACTTAGAAAGTGGAACGAGCAGTACGGTGAAGGTGGTAGCCGGACCAAGTCTCCTTTCGGCTTCTAAAGGCAGTTTTGTTAGATTCGATCATATATTCAATTTCTCTTCAACAATATCTCTTTTGCATTTCATAAACAATAAAAGTCACCATTTAAATTTCAATACTTTTCATTTCGGGACCGTTTCATTTCATAAAGTAACCAATAAACCAATTCCTAGTCCCTATCTTGTACCTCGTCCAGCAATCACAATTTTGTATTACACCGTTGATTTTAGTCACACAAAAggtaataaacaaacattttttgataatatttacaaatataataaacaaattCAATCttaaagattcttttttttttaactaccaTCTTAAAGATTCTATTGGTCAGCCAAAAAGAAAATGGGAACACAGCGACAAATATacgagaaaaagacaaaaatagcactaaatcaagttgtTGTTCCCAAACTatcactcaaggtcaaaagtcataaaaatagcacttaatgttttatcaaaagtcacaaatttaggatttagagttaaagggtggggtttaggatttagagtttagagtttagggtttagggtttagggtttagggtttagagtttagggtttttagggtttagggtttagggtttagaatttaaggtttagggtttagagttgagaaatgaggttttcggggataagatttcaaaattttgaaaaataaaaaattaaaattttcaaaagataaacttagaaatgtgctattttggtcattttagttttggagtgctatttttgtgatataaacttagaaatgtgctattttgtaGATTTGACCCAAATATATCCTTTTCTTGAAATTGAATTAAATTATGTGATTCTCCTCACGCGCACATTTTTCTTGTTTAGCCGAAAACTATTCCAACGTTTCAAACGCGGTATAGATGCGCGTGGGGAAGTACGTATGTATTTCtttttgagagaaaaaaaaaagaatttcaaaaATTGAAATAACCGTATCTACTAATTTCAATCAATGGCGGAAAGGAACGGCGAGGAAAAGTAGAAAACACTCTCACGCACTCGTACTCTTCCTCTGCTCTCAATCTTCGAACAAGACGATGTCGTCGGATTCGTCAGCGCCTAAATCGGTGACCGTTGAGGAAATGGCGGCGGAGGAGGATGCGGCGATTGAGGAGCGGTACAGTCTTTACGAGGCGTACAACGAGCTACACGCTCTAGCGCAGGAGCTGGAGACTCCGTTCGAAGCGCCGGCGGTGCTCGTGGTGGGACAGCAGACCGACGGGAAGAGCGCGCTGGTTGAAGCTCTCATGGGGTTTCAGTTTAACCACGTCGGCGGCGGAACCAAGACTCGCCGCCCTATCACTCTCCACATGAAGTACGATCCTCAGTGCCAGTTCCCTCTCTGCCATCTCGGATCCGACGACGATCCTTCCGTCGCTCTCCCCAAATCTCTCTCGCAAATTCAGGTTGACTATACTCATTTTGTTTAATTGCTTTTAGTTGAACCGATGCTAATGTTTATAGGATTTTTAGGCGTATATTGA contains these protein-coding regions:
- the LOC106352960 gene encoding uncharacterized protein LOC106352960; protein product: MYTRAIKRNQRWGLVLQQAKYLVRPAIRDYTVSRSYGLTNHLTSNANLRRGSLLRSFSPHGGGTSIASRSSLRLSKNIQLRRFSSEGDDKHVSLNKGSDIGDGKTGKEKTSCGVGHLDSHAQLGEQDQIEWLSNEKLASECKKKESPLLTKRERFKNEFLRRVQPWEKIQLSWETFPYYIYDHTKNILVECVSSHIRQRNATSMYGARLDSSSGRILLQGLPGTDLYQERLVRALARDVQVPLLVLDSSVLAPYDFSDEYNEDSESDGENAEAEADEGTTESEAEEDSGANSEEDSEVKTDGSDNEEARLEVTEEDIKKIVPKLEELGELVAEELHEAGGACEAAAVEHSDKAGRPARKGDRVKYVGPSKKGDAKHRPLTTGQRGEIFEVNGNRVAVVFDNEGDKSSEGSEKKPKKQSQKPNIHWIDVKDLKHDLDMQAEDGYIALKALNEVLQSTQPLIVYFPDSSRWLSRAVPKAKRNEFVDKVEEMFDKVSGPVVMICGRNKIETASKGREKFTMILPNFGRIAKLPLPLKHLTEGLSGRKSSDDNEIYKLFTNVMNLLPPKEEDVLAVFNKQLVEDRRIVVSRSNLNEILKALEENELLCTDLYQVNTDDVILTKQRAEKVVGWARNHYLSSCSKPLIKEDRLILPRESIEISVKRLKAQEDISRKPSHSLKNIAKDEFESNFVSAVVAPEEIGVKFDDVGALEHVKKTLNELVILPMRRPELFTRGNLLRPCKGILLFGPPGTGKTLLAKALATEAGANFISITGSSLTSKWFGDAEKLTKALFSFASKLSPVIIFVDEVDSLLGARGGSHEHEATRRMRNEFMAAWDGLRSKDSQRILILGATNRPFDLDDAVIRRLPRRIYVDLPDADNRLKILKIFLTPENLETGFEFEKLAKETEGYSGSDLKNLCIAAAYRPVQELLQEENKGSVANGAAPDLRPLSLDDFIQSKAKVSPSVSYDATTMNELRKWNEQYGEGGSRTKSPFGF